One Methylobacterium sp. 77 DNA window includes the following coding sequences:
- a CDS encoding UDP-N-acetylmuramoylalanyl-D-glutamyl-2,6-diaminopimelate--D-alanyl-D-alanine ligase codes for MTPLWTPEALEAATGGTLLGNPKPITGASIDTRTLQPGDLFFAIRGEARDGHDFVRDALARGAGAAVVDAARAEEFSGAGGVLAVSGAGEDPILDAMRALGEASRARSQAGIVAVTGSVGKTGTKEALLHVLSAQGTTHASIASYNNHWGVPLTLARMPAGSRYGVFEIGMNHPGEIVPLTAMVRPDIALITTVEPVHIEHFASLSAIADAKGEIFSGLNPGGTAIINRDNPSYPRLLAHALASKTGRVVTFGEHPEADVRALRIVMRPDLSVVDAVVMGIPVTYQLGTPGRHVAMNSLGVMAVVHALGADLARAALSLAALKPPVGRGERTALKLKDGEAFLVDESYNANPASVRAALATLSGIETGPRGRRIAVLGDMLELGSAAEEHHRALASAVDEAKVDLVFTAGPMMRHLFEALPMNRRGVSAGISSDLVDPLLGALRPGDAVMVKGSNSIRMGRIVEALKARYAGAVDRAESAQAAIRQ; via the coding sequence ATGACCCCCCTCTGGACCCCCGAGGCCCTGGAAGCCGCCACCGGCGGCACTCTGCTCGGCAACCCCAAGCCGATCACCGGCGCCTCCATTGATACGCGGACGCTCCAGCCGGGCGACCTGTTCTTCGCCATTCGCGGCGAGGCGCGGGACGGCCACGACTTCGTGCGCGATGCCCTTGCCCGCGGCGCGGGTGCGGCGGTGGTCGATGCGGCACGGGCCGAGGAGTTTTCGGGGGCGGGCGGCGTGCTCGCCGTGTCGGGGGCCGGCGAGGACCCTATCCTCGATGCCATGCGCGCGCTCGGCGAAGCGTCGCGGGCGCGCAGCCAAGCTGGCATCGTCGCCGTCACCGGGTCCGTCGGCAAGACCGGGACCAAGGAGGCCCTGCTCCACGTTCTCTCGGCGCAGGGGACGACCCACGCCTCCATCGCCTCCTACAACAACCATTGGGGCGTGCCGCTCACCCTGGCGCGGATGCCCGCCGGCAGCCGCTACGGCGTGTTCGAGATCGGCATGAACCATCCGGGCGAGATCGTGCCGCTCACCGCCATGGTCCGGCCCGATATCGCCCTGATCACCACCGTCGAGCCGGTGCATATCGAGCATTTCGCCTCGCTCTCGGCCATCGCCGACGCCAAGGGCGAGATCTTCTCGGGGCTGAACCCAGGCGGCACGGCGATCATCAACCGCGACAATCCGAGCTACCCGCGTCTGCTCGCCCATGCGCTGGCCTCGAAGACCGGCCGCGTCGTGACGTTCGGAGAGCATCCCGAGGCCGATGTCCGGGCGCTTCGCATCGTCATGCGGCCCGACCTGTCGGTGGTGGATGCGGTGGTGATGGGCATCCCCGTCACCTACCAGCTCGGCACGCCGGGCCGGCACGTGGCGATGAACTCCCTCGGTGTCATGGCGGTGGTCCATGCCCTCGGTGCCGACCTGGCCCGGGCCGCCCTGTCCCTGGCGGCGCTGAAGCCGCCCGTGGGGCGCGGCGAGCGCACGGCCTTGAAGCTCAAGGACGGCGAGGCCTTCCTGGTGGACGAGAGCTACAACGCCAACCCGGCCTCGGTCCGTGCCGCTTTGGCGACCCTGTCCGGGATCGAGACCGGGCCGCGCGGGCGCCGCATCGCCGTGCTCGGCGACATGCTCGAGCTCGGCTCTGCCGCCGAGGAGCACCATCGCGCGCTCGCTTCCGCCGTGGACGAGGCCAAGGTCGATCTCGTCTTCACCGCCGGCCCGATGATGCGCCACCTGTTCGAGGCGCTGCCGATGAATCGGCGTGGCGTCTCGGCCGGCATCTCGTCCGATCTCGTCGATCCGCTCCTCGGCGCGCTGCGTCCCGGAGACGCCGTGATGGTCAAGGGCTCGAACAGCATCCGCATGGGTCGGATTGTCGAAGCCCTCAAAGCCCGCTACGCGGGCGCCGTGGACCGCGCCGAGTCGGCGCAGGCCGCGATCCGCCAATAG
- a CDS encoding UDP-N-acetylmuramoyl-L-alanyl-D-glutamate--2,6-diaminopimelate ligase, producing MSGATLGGLLPEAETGAAAGRIVHGVTADSRRVIPGGVFVAVPGTKVDGKAFAAKAFADGASAIVGEGERPRDLPADALWIAVADARRALALAAARFSGRQPETVIAVTGTSGKSSVADFVRQILSRLTFASASLGTVGIVTDRGAEYGSLTTPDPVSLHETLARLAEDGITHLAMEASSHGIEQRRLDGVRLDVAGFTNLGRDHLDYHATIEEYLAAKLRLFTTLLPAGAPAVINADGPYAERVIEAASAAGHGVLTTGAKGDTIRLVDARTEGFSQALTIRLAGDDASHRVDLPLVGGFQVENALLAAGLVGAAIGLDRMVDILATLDHLTGVPGRMERIGEVNGALCLVDYAHKPEALESVLIALRPFASGRLVCVFGCGGDRDTGKRPLMGAIAAQRADVVIVTDDNPRSEEPASIRAAILAASPGAVEIGDRAEAIRHAVHGLKPGDVLVVAGKGHETGQIVGLQVLPFSDHDVVRSAIAEVSA from the coding sequence ATGAGCGGCGCGACGCTCGGCGGCCTGTTGCCCGAGGCCGAGACCGGAGCGGCCGCCGGCCGGATCGTCCACGGCGTCACCGCCGACAGCCGCCGGGTCATCCCCGGCGGCGTCTTCGTTGCGGTGCCGGGGACCAAGGTCGACGGCAAGGCGTTCGCCGCCAAAGCCTTCGCGGATGGCGCTTCCGCCATCGTTGGAGAGGGCGAGCGTCCCCGCGATCTGCCCGCCGACGCACTCTGGATCGCCGTCGCCGATGCGCGCCGGGCGCTCGCTCTGGCTGCCGCCCGGTTCTCGGGGCGCCAGCCGGAGACGGTCATCGCGGTGACCGGGACCAGCGGGAAGAGTTCCGTCGCCGACTTCGTCCGCCAGATTCTCTCGCGCCTGACCTTCGCCTCGGCCAGTCTCGGGACCGTCGGCATCGTCACCGATCGCGGCGCCGAATACGGCTCGCTCACCACGCCCGACCCGGTCTCGCTGCACGAGACCCTGGCGCGGCTGGCCGAAGACGGCATCACCCATCTCGCCATGGAAGCCTCGTCGCACGGGATCGAGCAGCGCCGGCTCGACGGCGTCAGGCTCGATGTCGCCGGCTTCACCAATCTCGGCCGCGACCACCTCGATTACCACGCGACCATTGAGGAGTATCTCGCGGCCAAGCTGCGGCTGTTCACGACGCTTCTGCCGGCAGGCGCCCCGGCGGTGATCAATGCCGATGGCCCCTATGCCGAGCGGGTCATCGAAGCCGCCAGCGCGGCCGGCCACGGCGTCCTGACGACGGGCGCGAAGGGCGACACGATCCGCCTCGTCGATGCCCGCACCGAGGGGTTCTCGCAGGCCCTGACGATCCGGCTCGCCGGCGACGACGCGAGCCATCGCGTCGACCTGCCCCTCGTCGGCGGATTTCAGGTCGAGAACGCGCTGCTCGCCGCCGGCCTCGTCGGTGCCGCCATCGGCCTCGACCGGATGGTGGATATCCTCGCCACCCTCGACCATCTCACCGGCGTACCCGGCCGCATGGAGCGGATCGGCGAGGTCAACGGCGCCCTTTGCCTGGTGGATTACGCCCACAAGCCCGAGGCGCTGGAGAGCGTGCTGATCGCCTTGCGCCCCTTCGCCTCCGGCCGCCTCGTCTGCGTCTTCGGCTGCGGCGGCGACCGCGACACCGGCAAGCGCCCGCTCATGGGCGCCATCGCCGCGCAGAGGGCCGACGTCGTCATCGTCACCGACGACAACCCGCGCAGCGAGGAGCCGGCCTCGATCCGCGCCGCCATCCTCGCCGCCTCGCCCGGCGCCGTCGAGATCGGCGACCGGGCCGAGGCGATCCGCCATGCCGTGCACGGGCTAAAGCCCGGCGACGTGCTGGTGGTCGCCGGCAAGGGTCATGAAACCGGCCAGATCGTCGGCCTACAGGTGCTCCCGTTCTCGGATCACGACGTGGTCCGGTCCGCGATCGCGGAGGTGAGTGCGTGA
- the pip gene encoding prolyl aminopeptidase, giving the protein MPSYPAIEPFDCGLLATADGQDIYWETSGNPHGTPALYLHGGPGSGLGPGGYRRHFDPERYLIVGIDQRGCGRSRPRACEALDTLGSNTTQALIVDIEAIRRHLGIETWVVTGVSWGTTLALAYAQAHSGRVSALILVAVTTTSRREVDWITEGVGCVFPEAWDAFARSAEAEAGERIVEAYARRLRYDVREDRLRASRAWNTWETVHVSLDPLRSAIADAAIPSGHSDESLNFATLVAHYWAQDAFLSGADIILRRIPSIVHIPVHLIHGRHDISGPAVTAWRLHRNWPASRLSIVESEGHGGPVCMEHMRLALDHHADRSGARRSPAM; this is encoded by the coding sequence ATGCCATCATACCCGGCGATCGAGCCCTTCGATTGTGGCCTGTTGGCGACCGCGGACGGCCAGGACATCTACTGGGAAACATCGGGCAATCCGCACGGTACGCCAGCGCTCTACCTCCACGGAGGACCGGGAAGCGGCCTGGGTCCTGGCGGCTATCGACGCCATTTCGACCCTGAGCGTTATCTGATCGTCGGAATCGACCAGCGCGGTTGTGGCCGGAGTCGCCCGCGCGCCTGCGAAGCGCTCGATACGCTGGGGTCGAACACCACGCAGGCGCTGATCGTCGATATCGAAGCGATCAGACGGCATCTCGGGATCGAGACGTGGGTGGTCACGGGCGTCTCGTGGGGAACCACTCTGGCTTTGGCCTATGCCCAGGCTCATTCCGGAAGGGTTTCGGCCCTGATCCTCGTGGCGGTGACGACCACCAGCCGCAGGGAGGTGGATTGGATCACCGAAGGCGTGGGCTGCGTCTTTCCGGAGGCTTGGGACGCTTTCGCGCGGAGCGCCGAAGCGGAGGCCGGAGAACGGATCGTCGAAGCCTACGCGCGTCGACTGCGATACGACGTGCGCGAGGATCGCCTCCGTGCTTCGCGAGCCTGGAATACCTGGGAGACGGTACACGTTTCGCTCGATCCTCTTCGCTCTGCGATCGCCGACGCAGCGATTCCCTCCGGGCATTCGGACGAAAGTCTGAATTTCGCGACTCTCGTGGCCCATTACTGGGCGCAGGATGCGTTCCTGTCCGGCGCGGATATCATTCTCCGGCGGATCCCATCGATCGTCCATATCCCCGTCCACCTCATCCATGGGCGGCACGATATCAGCGGGCCCGCCGTGACCGCGTGGCGACTTCATCGGAATTGGCCGGCGAGCCGTCTTTCCATCGTCGAGTCCGAAGGGCATGGCGGGCCGGTCTGCATGGAACACATGCGTCTCGCTCTCGATCACCATGCGGATCGGTCGGGGGCTCGGCGCTCCCCGGCGATGTAG
- a CDS encoding penicillin-binding protein 2 translates to MSDETVHDHAPLDAQDAGEAEPQAAAPEAVAAPRPPRTLRGLLRVMFHLAIERSYARVGLVGLGFALVFLTIAGRLVAMAAFPQADNGDNRVAAAATTAIRPDIVDRNGEILATDIRTVSVFAEPKNIYDKDEAVELLTAVLPELNATDLRAKLSTKKGFVWVKREITPKQQLEVHRLGIPGIGFLPDHKRVYPNGTAAAHILGVTNLDNVGIAGIEKYIDSTGLKDLNSLGFVAKSTDLKPVQLSIDLRAQFALRDELAWGIDHFKAKAAAGMILDVTTGEVIALASLPDFDPNNPAEANNPDRINRMNVGVYEMGSTFKAMTLAMALDSGKYNVNSTFDTRGGVLTWGRQKIHEYHGTNRTITMPEVFTHSSNIGSAKMALGIGVPGHKAFLKKMGLTDRMRTELPESAEPIVPSRWTEINTITIAFGHGLAVAPLQAAAAVGAITNGGNLIVPTFLKTTESEALAKATRVLKPETSEAMRFIMRLNAVEGSAKKAAIPLYYVGGKTGTAEKVIHGRYVKNRLFTTFMAAAPMDKPKYLFVTIMDEPQGLPESGGYATAAWNSGVVTGRVIERVAPIIGLPPQFEPPVKPFPLMVKLGAYHATMLDAR, encoded by the coding sequence GTGTCAGACGAGACCGTTCACGATCACGCCCCCCTCGACGCGCAGGATGCGGGCGAGGCCGAGCCGCAGGCCGCCGCCCCCGAGGCGGTCGCGGCACCGCGCCCGCCGCGCACGCTCCGAGGCCTGCTGCGGGTGATGTTCCACCTCGCGATCGAGCGCTCCTACGCTCGCGTCGGTCTCGTCGGCCTCGGCTTCGCGCTGGTCTTCCTCACCATCGCCGGACGCCTCGTGGCGATGGCGGCCTTCCCGCAGGCCGATAACGGCGACAACCGCGTCGCCGCCGCCGCGACCACCGCGATCCGCCCCGACATCGTCGACCGCAACGGCGAGATCCTCGCCACCGACATCCGCACCGTCTCGGTCTTCGCCGAGCCGAAGAACATCTACGACAAGGACGAGGCGGTGGAGCTCCTCACCGCCGTCCTGCCCGAGCTCAACGCCACCGACCTGCGCGCCAAGCTCTCGACGAAGAAGGGCTTCGTCTGGGTCAAGCGCGAGATCACGCCGAAGCAGCAGCTCGAAGTGCACCGCCTCGGCATCCCCGGCATCGGCTTCCTGCCCGACCACAAGCGCGTCTATCCGAACGGCACGGCGGCGGCACACATCCTCGGCGTGACCAACCTCGACAATGTCGGCATCGCCGGCATCGAGAAGTACATCGATTCGACGGGCCTGAAGGACCTCAACAGCCTCGGCTTCGTGGCCAAGTCCACCGATCTCAAGCCCGTCCAGCTCTCCATCGACCTGCGGGCGCAGTTCGCGCTTCGCGACGAACTCGCCTGGGGCATCGATCACTTCAAGGCCAAGGCCGCGGCCGGAATGATCCTCGACGTGACCACGGGCGAGGTGATCGCGCTCGCCTCGCTGCCGGATTTCGATCCCAACAACCCGGCCGAGGCGAACAATCCCGACCGCATCAACCGGATGAATGTCGGCGTCTACGAGATGGGTTCGACCTTCAAGGCTATGACCCTCGCCATGGCGCTGGATTCCGGCAAGTACAACGTCAACTCCACCTTCGACACCCGTGGCGGCGTGCTCACCTGGGGCCGGCAGAAGATCCACGAATATCACGGCACCAACCGCACCATCACCATGCCGGAGGTGTTCACCCACTCCTCCAACATCGGTTCGGCCAAGATGGCGCTCGGCATCGGCGTGCCCGGCCACAAGGCCTTCCTGAAGAAGATGGGGCTCACCGACCGCATGCGGACGGAATTGCCCGAGAGCGCGGAGCCCATCGTTCCCTCGCGCTGGACCGAGATCAACACCATCACCATCGCCTTCGGCCACGGTCTCGCGGTCGCGCCGCTCCAGGCGGCGGCGGCGGTGGGCGCCATCACCAATGGCGGCAACCTCATCGTGCCGACCTTCCTCAAGACGACCGAGTCCGAGGCGCTGGCCAAGGCCACCCGCGTGCTCAAGCCGGAGACCAGCGAGGCGATGCGCTTCATCATGCGCCTCAACGCGGTGGAGGGCTCGGCCAAGAAGGCGGCGATCCCGCTCTACTATGTCGGCGGCAAGACCGGCACGGCCGAGAAGGTGATCCACGGCCGCTACGTCAAGAACCGCCTGTTCACGACCTTCATGGCCGCCGCGCCCATGGACAAGCCGAAATACCTCTTCGTCACCATCATGGACGAGCCACAGGGCCTGCCGGAATCCGGTGGTTACGCCACCGCCGCCTGGAACTCGGGCGTCGTCACCGGCCGCGTGATCGAACGCGTCGCTCCGATCATCGGCCTGCCGCCGCAATTCGAGCCGCCGGTGAAGCCGTTCCCCCTGATGGTGAAGCTCGGCGCGTATCACGCGACGATGCTCGACGCCCGATGA
- the rsmH gene encoding 16S rRNA (cytosine(1402)-N(4))-methyltransferase RsmH, with translation MTIRGRDVPGASPEAAPHIPVLLAEVVESLALGDASLAVDGTFGAGGYTSAMLRAEPGLHVLAIDRDPNAIAGGASLVAASEGRLTLVSGRFGTLDTLVRDQGAESADAVVLDIGVSSMQIDQADRGFSFRNDGPLDMRMERAGQSAADLVNGAEEATLADIIFHYGEERRSRAVARAIIEARRKGRIETTAALAEIVSSVVWADPASGIHPATRTFQGLRIAVNDELGELVQALHAAERILRPGGRLAVVTFHSLEDRIVKQFFSARSGRAAQASRHMPSADAPTPRSFAMVTKGPVTASDSEVHANPRSRSAKLRAAERTHAPVAPPLAAIEALAALPDQRGHLVSKSGGVRR, from the coding sequence ATGACGATCCGCGGTCGCGACGTTCCCGGCGCTTCGCCCGAGGCAGCGCCCCACATCCCCGTTCTCCTGGCGGAGGTCGTGGAATCCCTGGCGCTCGGCGATGCGTCCCTGGCCGTCGACGGAACCTTCGGTGCGGGTGGCTATACGAGCGCGATGCTGCGGGCCGAACCCGGCCTGCACGTGCTCGCCATCGACCGCGATCCCAACGCCATCGCCGGCGGTGCGAGCCTCGTGGCCGCGTCCGAGGGTCGCCTGACCCTGGTCTCCGGCCGCTTCGGCACTCTCGATACCCTCGTGCGCGATCAGGGCGCCGAATCGGCCGATGCCGTGGTCCTCGATATCGGCGTCTCCTCGATGCAGATCGACCAGGCCGATCGCGGCTTCTCCTTCCGCAACGACGGCCCCCTCGACATGCGCATGGAGCGCGCCGGCCAAAGCGCCGCCGATCTCGTCAACGGCGCCGAGGAGGCGACGCTCGCCGACATCATCTTCCATTACGGCGAGGAGCGCCGCTCGCGGGCGGTGGCGCGCGCCATCATCGAAGCGAGGCGGAAAGGTCGGATCGAGACCACGGCGGCCCTGGCCGAGATCGTGTCGAGCGTCGTCTGGGCGGATCCCGCCAGCGGCATCCATCCGGCGACGCGGACCTTCCAGGGCCTGCGCATCGCCGTGAACGACGAACTCGGCGAACTCGTCCAGGCCCTGCATGCCGCCGAGCGGATCCTGCGTCCCGGCGGGCGCCTCGCGGTGGTCACCTTCCATTCGCTCGAAGACCGCATCGTCAAGCAGTTCTTCTCGGCACGCAGCGGACGGGCCGCCCAGGCGTCGCGCCACATGCCGAGCGCCGACGCGCCGACGCCGCGCAGCTTCGCCATGGTGACCAAGGGACCGGTGACCGCCTCCGATTCCGAGGTCCATGCCAATCCGCGCTCGCGGTCGGCCAAGCTCCGGGCCGCCGAGCGCACCCATGCGCCCGTCGCGCCGCCGCTGGCCGCCATCGAAGCGCTTGCCGCACTGCCGGACCAGCGCGGTCACCTCGTCTCGAAGAGCGGTGGAGTGCGGCGGTGA
- the mraY gene encoding phospho-N-acetylmuramoyl-pentapeptide-transferase: protein MLYLLSDLSGTLTPLNVFRYITFRTGGALFTAGLFVFWFGPLIISLLRLRQGKGQPIREDGPQTHLTKRGTPTMGGLMILAGAIVAILLWANPRNHYVWVTLAVTLGFGAIGFYDDYLKVTKQSHKGFSGKFRLLLEAAIAIAACLLISIYSAPALQNQLAFPVFKDALLNLGWFYVLFAGFVIVGAGNAVNITDGLDGLAIVPVMIACGTFGVIAYLVGNVFTAGYLQVNYVRDTGELAVVCGAVIGAGLGFLWFNAPPAQIFMGDTGSLALGGLLGTVAVATKHEIVLSIVGGLFVLEIMSVIIQVASFKLTGKRVFRMAPIHHHFEQKGWKEPQVVIRFWIIAVILALAGLATLKLR from the coding sequence ATGCTGTATCTCCTGTCGGACCTGAGCGGCACGCTCACGCCCCTCAACGTCTTTCGCTACATCACCTTCCGCACCGGGGGCGCGCTGTTCACGGCAGGCCTGTTCGTGTTCTGGTTCGGGCCGCTGATCATCTCGCTGCTGCGCCTGCGCCAGGGCAAGGGCCAGCCGATCCGCGAGGACGGCCCGCAGACCCACCTGACCAAGCGCGGCACGCCGACCATGGGCGGCCTGATGATCCTGGCCGGCGCCATCGTGGCGATCCTGCTCTGGGCCAACCCGCGCAATCACTACGTCTGGGTGACGCTCGCCGTGACCCTGGGCTTCGGCGCCATCGGCTTCTACGACGATTACCTGAAGGTGACGAAGCAGTCGCATAAGGGCTTCTCGGGCAAGTTCCGGCTGCTGCTCGAAGCCGCCATCGCGATCGCGGCCTGCCTGCTGATCTCGATCTATTCGGCGCCCGCCCTGCAGAACCAGCTCGCCTTCCCGGTCTTCAAGGACGCGCTCCTGAATCTCGGCTGGTTCTACGTGCTGTTCGCCGGCTTCGTCATCGTCGGCGCGGGCAATGCCGTGAACATCACCGACGGGCTCGACGGCCTCGCCATCGTGCCGGTGATGATCGCCTGCGGCACCTTCGGCGTCATCGCCTACCTCGTCGGCAACGTCTTCACCGCCGGCTACCTGCAGGTGAACTACGTCCGCGATACCGGCGAACTCGCCGTCGTCTGCGGCGCGGTCATCGGGGCCGGCCTCGGCTTCCTGTGGTTCAACGCGCCCCCGGCGCAGATCTTCATGGGCGATACCGGCTCGCTGGCGCTCGGCGGCCTTCTCGGCACCGTGGCGGTCGCCACCAAGCACGAGATCGTGCTCTCCATCGTCGGCGGCCTGTTCGTGCTGGAGATCATGTCCGTGATCATCCAGGTCGCCTCGTTCAAGCTCACCGGCAAGCGCGTCTTCCGCATGGCGCCGATCCACCACCATTTCGAACAGAAGGGCTGGAAGGAGCCGCAGGTCGTGATCCGGTTCTGGATCATCGCCGTGATCCTCGCGCTGGCCGGCCTTGCGACGCTGAAGCTGCGCTGA
- a CDS encoding VOC family protein, whose protein sequence is MEYLHTMVRVADLDKALAFYVDTFGLQETRRIDNEKGRFTLVFLAAPGDYDTAKETKAPQIELTYNWDPETYSGGRNFGHLAYQVDDIYAFCARLQDKGVTINRPPRDGYMAFVKSPDGISIEILQKGEAKPPQEPWASMENTGSW, encoded by the coding sequence ATGGAATACCTTCACACGATGGTCCGCGTGGCGGATCTGGACAAGGCGCTCGCCTTCTACGTCGACACGTTCGGCCTGCAGGAGACGCGCCGGATCGACAACGAGAAGGGTCGTTTCACCCTGGTCTTCCTCGCCGCACCCGGCGATTACGACACCGCCAAGGAGACCAAGGCGCCCCAGATCGAGCTGACCTACAACTGGGACCCGGAGACCTATTCGGGCGGGCGCAATTTCGGCCATCTCGCCTATCAGGTGGACGATATCTACGCGTTCTGCGCGCGGCTTCAGGACAAGGGCGTGACCATCAACCGGCCGCCGCGCGACGGCTACATGGCCTTCGTGAAGTCGCCCGACGGCATTTCCATCGAGATCCTGCAGAAGGGCGAGGCGAAGCCGCCGCAGGAGCCCTGGGCTTCCATGGAGAATACCGGCTCCTGGTAG
- the murD gene encoding UDP-N-acetylmuramoyl-L-alanine--D-glutamate ligase gives MTPVTTFSGRKVALFGLGGSGLATVHALCAGGADVLAWDDSPESQARAREQGVTVSDLRSADWSGLSALILAPGVPLTHPVPHWTVDLAKSAGIEIIGDVELFCRERARIAPDAPFVAITGTNGKSTTTALIAHILREAGRDVQMGGNIGTAILSLAPPADDRVHVIELSSFQIDLTPSLAPSIGVLLNITPDHLDRHGTMENYAAIKERLIVGSSLAVVGVDDLPSRAVADRHSGPLVRVGVARQDVDGLTVRDASVRGRSGEIIADVSGIGSLRGAHNWQNAAVAIAVAQALAVADGQIDAALHSFPGLPHRMEEVGRRGRVLFVNDSKATNADSTEKALTAFHDVHWILGGKPKEGGIEMLEPLFGRVAHAYLIGAASDAFAATLEGRVAYTRCVTLEVATRRAAEAAGLSEAPEPVVLLSPACASYDQFRSFEDRGDQFRTLVHALV, from the coding sequence ATGACCCCCGTCACCACCTTCTCAGGCCGCAAGGTCGCCCTGTTCGGCCTCGGCGGCTCCGGTCTCGCCACCGTCCATGCGCTGTGCGCGGGCGGCGCCGACGTGCTCGCCTGGGACGACAGCCCCGAGAGCCAGGCCAGGGCACGGGAGCAGGGCGTCACCGTCTCGGATCTGCGCAGCGCCGACTGGTCCGGCTTGTCGGCCCTGATCCTGGCGCCCGGCGTGCCGCTCACCCACCCCGTGCCGCACTGGACCGTCGATCTCGCCAAATCCGCCGGGATCGAGATCATCGGCGACGTGGAACTGTTCTGCCGCGAAAGGGCCAGGATCGCTCCCGATGCGCCCTTCGTCGCCATCACCGGCACCAATGGCAAGTCCACCACCACCGCATTGATCGCCCATATCCTGCGCGAGGCCGGCCGCGACGTGCAGATGGGCGGCAATATCGGCACGGCGATCCTGTCGCTGGCGCCCCCCGCCGACGACCGGGTCCACGTGATCGAACTGTCCTCGTTCCAGATCGACCTGACGCCGTCGCTGGCGCCCAGCATCGGCGTGCTTCTCAACATCACGCCGGACCATCTCGACCGGCATGGGACGATGGAGAACTACGCCGCGATCAAGGAACGTCTCATCGTCGGCTCGTCCCTCGCCGTGGTCGGGGTCGACGACCTGCCGAGCCGCGCCGTCGCCGACCGGCATTCCGGCCCGCTCGTGCGGGTCGGTGTCGCGAGGCAGGATGTGGATGGGCTCACCGTCCGCGACGCGAGCGTGAGGGGCCGCTCCGGCGAGATCATCGCCGATGTCTCCGGCATCGGTTCGCTGCGCGGCGCGCATAACTGGCAGAATGCGGCTGTCGCCATCGCTGTCGCCCAGGCCCTCGCCGTCGCCGATGGGCAGATCGATGCGGCGCTTCACAGTTTCCCCGGCCTACCGCACCGGATGGAGGAGGTCGGCCGGCGCGGGCGGGTGCTGTTCGTCAACGATTCCAAGGCGACCAACGCCGATTCCACCGAGAAGGCGCTCACGGCCTTCCACGACGTCCATTGGATCCTCGGCGGCAAGCCGAAGGAGGGCGGGATCGAGATGCTGGAGCCGCTATTCGGCCGCGTCGCCCATGCCTATCTGATCGGCGCGGCGAGCGACGCCTTCGCCGCGACGCTGGAGGGCAGGGTGGCCTATACCCGCTGCGTCACCCTCGAAGTCGCGACGCGGCGCGCGGCGGAGGCGGCGGGCCTGTCGGAGGCGCCCGAGCCGGTGGTGCTGCTTTCGCCGGCCTGCGCCTCCTACGACCAGTTCAGGAGCTTCGAGGATCGCGGCGACCAGTTCCGGACGTTGGTGCACGCGTTGGTGTGA